A genomic window from Candidatus Omnitrophota bacterium includes:
- a CDS encoding PLP-dependent aminotransferase family protein, which yields MKLRFAERMRDVPKSFIREILKAAADPKIISFAGGLPNPDLFPVEGVQEACAKVLRDDGQNVLQYTTTEGYPPLREFIAERYRAKKGLAIRPDEILITNGSQQGLDLLGKILLNEGDGAVIEKPGYLGAIQALSIYKPVFHSIPLHDDGVDASLAKRIFQKNPIQLFYSVPNFQNPSGVTYSKAVREELAAALKEYGVLFVEDDPYGELRFMGEDLPSMRNYLDGDSILLGSFSKIVAPAFRMGWICAGKEIMEKLVIAKQAADLHSNSFSQRVLYQYLSDCNIDDHIAAIRCVYKNQRDAMAESIDQYLPSEIQRTNPEGGMFLWLTLPDGASSMMLFQAAVERNVAFVPGYPFYVDGGGENTLRLNYSNADESTIKEGIQRLAQAWVRMGL from the coding sequence ATGAAACTTCGTTTTGCGGAAAGAATGAGGGACGTTCCCAAATCCTTCATTCGGGAAATCCTGAAAGCGGCGGCGGATCCGAAAATCATCTCGTTCGCAGGGGGATTGCCCAATCCCGATCTGTTCCCCGTCGAAGGCGTTCAAGAAGCCTGCGCCAAAGTCTTGCGCGACGATGGGCAGAACGTTTTGCAATATACTACGACGGAAGGCTATCCGCCCTTGAGGGAATTCATCGCCGAACGATATCGCGCCAAAAAGGGGCTGGCGATTCGTCCCGACGAAATTCTTATTACCAACGGTTCGCAGCAAGGGTTGGATTTGCTGGGGAAAATTCTCCTCAACGAAGGCGACGGCGCCGTTATTGAGAAGCCGGGTTATTTAGGCGCTATTCAAGCGTTATCGATTTATAAGCCGGTTTTTCACTCCATCCCTCTGCATGACGACGGCGTTGACGCCTCCTTAGCGAAAAGGATTTTCCAGAAAAATCCCATCCAGTTATTTTACTCCGTCCCCAACTTTCAAAATCCATCCGGCGTTACCTATTCGAAAGCGGTGCGAGAAGAACTCGCCGCAGCGCTCAAAGAATACGGCGTCTTGTTCGTGGAAGACGATCCCTACGGCGAATTACGATTCATGGGTGAAGACCTGCCTTCGATGAGGAACTATCTCGACGGCGATTCGATATTGTTAGGCTCGTTTTCCAAAATCGTCGCGCCCGCCTTTAGGATGGGATGGATTTGTGCGGGAAAGGAGATTATGGAGAAACTTGTCATCGCCAAGCAGGCGGCGGACTTGCATTCCAACTCCTTCTCGCAGCGGGTGCTTTATCAATACCTCTCGGATTGCAATATCGACGATCACATCGCCGCTATACGTTGCGTTTATAAGAATCAACGCGACGCGATGGCGGAAAGCATCGATCAGTATCTGCCTTCAGAAATTCAACGCACAAATCCGGAAGGCGGCATGTTCTTATGGTTAACGCTGCCGGATGGCGCGTCCTCCATGATGTTGTTCCAAGCCGCTGTGGAACGGAACGTCGCCTTCGTACCCGGTTATCCCTTTTACGTAGACGGCGGCGGCGAGAATACTTTGCGGCTCAATTATTCCAACGCGGACGAATCGACGATTAAGGAAGGAATTCAACGCCTGGCGCAGGCGTGGGTGAGGATGGGGTTGTAA
- a CDS encoding alpha/beta hydrolase yields the protein MKRFVLFLTVSVSLSSYAEEKAPIEPRQHEGWESAYIDSNGIRLHYWRTGGENKPAMILAHGATDYGLNWASLAENFQNDYDIIMYDARGHGYSDKPEGPYDLATHVEDIKGLVEALDLKKPILMGHSMGGSTVALTAATYPDLPRAVIMEDPGDMILYLSPITQEMVASWKKMIAEEKEMDKDKLIEIARTKRHPGWPDIEYERWAESKLLVIPNILDITFGKGFGNPKETYPKIAAPTLILKADAEEAERKKHLELAALLHHGKLIHVDGAGHLIRLDKPEITVRLIREFLANVKL from the coding sequence ATGAAAAGATTCGTCCTTTTTCTGACTGTATCTGTCTCTCTTTCGAGTTATGCAGAAGAAAAAGCGCCAATCGAACCTCGGCAGCATGAGGGTTGGGAGTCGGCTTACATCGATAGTAATGGGATTCGGCTGCATTACTGGCGCACAGGCGGAGAAAACAAACCAGCGATGATCTTGGCGCACGGAGCGACCGACTATGGGCTAAACTGGGCTTCGCTGGCAGAGAATTTTCAGAACGACTATGACATTATTATGTATGACGCTCGCGGACACGGTTACTCCGATAAGCCAGAAGGACCTTACGACCTTGCAACCCATGTCGAAGACATAAAGGGGCTGGTTGAGGCGTTAGACCTTAAAAAACCGATCCTGATGGGACACTCTATGGGAGGATCTACTGTCGCCCTGACCGCCGCGACTTATCCCGATCTGCCCCGCGCTGTGATTATGGAAGATCCAGGCGATATGATTTTATATCTATCGCCTATTACCCAAGAAATGGTCGCATCGTGGAAGAAGATGATTGCAGAAGAAAAAGAGATGGATAAAGACAAATTGATAGAGATAGCCCGTACAAAGCGACATCCAGGTTGGCCGGATATCGAATACGAACGCTGGGCTGAATCCAAACTGCTGGTCATTCCAAATATACTTGATATTACGTTTGGAAAAGGCTTCGGAAATCCTAAAGAGACCTATCCCAAAATCGCCGCCCCCACGCTTATCTTGAAAGCCGACGCCGAAGAAGCCGAACGAAAAAAACATCTTGAACTTGCCGCTTTGTTGCATCATGGAAAGCTGATCCATGTAGACGGTGCGGGTCATTTAATTCGTCTTGATAAACCGGAAATAACAGTGCGATTGATTCGTGAATTTCTTGCTAACGTGAAATTGTAG